In Miscanthus floridulus cultivar M001 chromosome 8, ASM1932011v1, whole genome shotgun sequence, the sequence TGCTCCTACTGCTTCCGCAAGTTGATCCTGCAATGGAGATGATGACCGCATTCCGGACTGCAAATCTGGAGTTGACAACATACCACAAGTACCTGCTTCTTCTGCATGAGGATCACATGAAGGTTCCACACTCTGCTGGACAGCTGTGCATTGTGTCATAGGCATGCCAGACAGATCAGTTCTTTCAAGTGGAACATCCTCCTGTATTGTAACTGACGGTTGCAAATCCTGAGATGCTGAGGTGCACAAGAGACCAGCCCTTTCTGCTTCCTCAGACAGAATCAAGGTCGGTGGCTGCAAATCACCAACTGGATGCTGTGAAGTTGCTAAACTATGTTGGACATGGGGACTTGTGATTTCCTGTGCAGGCATACTTGCTTGACCATTCTCAGTTTCAGCTTCCCCAGAAAATGGCAGGGTGGACAGATTGCTGGTGGTACAAGTTAGATATTCTGTTTGGCCTCCCTCTGACAAATCAGTTCCTCTATCTGGCCGACAGCCTGTTTGGCTCCTGTCATCTGGGAACATTCTTTGAAGTGGAACATCCAACAATGACGTGGATGGCCGCATGTCAGGATGCAAATCCTGTTCTGCCTGAGTACCCATCATACCTGGTGATTCTGACACAGCAGGTGTATGCCCTGAAGATGCATCGTTACTTTGGAGGGAAGACGTACTTGATATCTTAGCAGGAGTTCCAACCTCCAAAGGAAGTGACAACATAGCTGAGCTTTGTGGGGCAGCCAAAATTGGTGACTCTGAGTGCGCTTTTTGTGCGTGAACAGTGCCATCATTATCTACATCATGATTTTTACTGCCTCCCTGTGATAAAACTGTTGTAGTTTCTGGCTGATGCCTTGTTTCAGAGCTGTCAGCAtccagggttgagcttgatggtTGAATATCAGGCTGCTGGGCAGCCTCTGTGTCCAGATTACTTGATGGATCTGCTTCTTCTGGTGGATGTCCTGAAATTGGTAACTTCCGTTGAGTGGGTAGACTTGTACTATGTTGTGCAGGCATACTTGACTGATCACGAGTTTCAGCTACCGAAGCTTCTGGCACGACAGCTGGGTTGTTTGGAGCAATATAAGATCGACTTTCTGAATTCAATGGATCTGCAGCGACAGTGTCAATATTTTTTTCTTTAACTCCCGTACTGGAATCATCTAAATGGTCAGAAGCTGTCCCTTCCTGCAACATTCCAGTTGTTGTATCTGGTTTCATCTTACTGGAATCACCTAAATGGTCAGAAGTTGTCCCTTCCTGCAACATTCCAGTTGCTGTATCTGGTTCGTGGTTCATTTTACTAGAATCATCAGGACACGCCTTCTGATGTTGAGCACCCAATGTTGGGCATGTTGTTTGCATCTCAGTTTGCAGATCCTGAGCTGCCATTGCAGGTAATGCATCAGATGGTTCTTCTGCAGTTGGATGCTGCAAGGTCGTGACATTTTGTGGAGAAGCCAAAATAGGCAATTCCATGTGGTCCGGATCTGCTGCAACAGTACTATCATATTCTGCATTGATTCCCACAAGAGAAGTTGCACTTCCTGGAAGCATACTTGGATTAGCAATAATGTCTCCCTTGGCATGTTCAATACTTCTGCCATCACCAGTTGAAGATTCCTAAAAATAAGGAGGCTATTAGTGATCGGTAGTCAGGCATCACTAAAACACTTTACAGGGACAATCAACACAAACAATAAACAAAGCGCAATGGTTAAAGAAAATACACACAAAAAAAAGCTCTAAGCACTGGTGAAGTATCAACAAAGTACACTTGTACAGCAAAAAGGCTTAAACACTTTGATTATCTTGGTGGTCTGGGAGCTGTAGAAGCATGGCAAGACCTGTGTGTTCAATAGATCTTCTATGAGTTCAGACACGGTTCTCTGAGTTCAGACATGGTTGTGAGGGCAGTAATGGAGCTGTGGAGAAGGGTACCTTATGGTGTGCAGCCAAGGCTAAAGACCTCACTGATTTCTCAGTTCAGTACTTCAGTTGTTAGATCGTTTCTTGTTTTGTTTGGTGGCACAGCTGTGATATGCGAATTGGtgtttgtgagtggtttgtaagTGGTGTTGCATTTGGGTATATCCTTCTTCATGAAATGACACACAGATCTCATCAGCATTCAAGGGGAAAAAAGTAGTTGCAAGAAATGGCTTTGATGTGATTTTCCATAGACAAAGATAATCGCTCAAAGAATCTTGTGTCGAAAGATAATATAACAGATTTGATAGGCTTCAAACACAAAACAACCTCCAACCAAAGCACAGCAAACAAAAGCCATGGCGTATGACagataacaaaagaaagaaagaaaaactcAGCTGACTAATGCAATACCTGATTGATTGAATCATGACATGTAGGAATAGAACTAGCAGAACAGGCTCTTTGGTAGTCAATTCCATCAGAACTACAGTGATTATTGTTATCTGGAAGATCTACAGATTCTGATGCTGCTCTCCCACCAGACCTCATATGAGCTTCTGTAGGCTCATTTCTCACTGCAAGTGTAGGACAAGCCTCTGGTGAAAATGAACTGCGTACAATAGTAATTTCCATCAATCTGTCATCCAAAAGCTGGTCACCATCCAAGGCCAAATTTTTGTCAACATGATTATCACCATTTTGCTTCTTAAAATGGATGAATTCCTCAACGACAGAATTGGAATCTGGTAGAGTAACGCAGGGATCAGGGAATTGATCTAATTCACCTGATATTACTTCGTGTTTGAGTTTTTCCTTCATCAGTTGCTCTTCAGCCAGTGTTGTAGAATGCAGCGCATCAAGTTTGAAAAACTGGAGCCTCATGTGCGCCAAAAAAGAATGCATAAACATAGTGAACCACTGAATCACTAACTTTATTTGGTCAATTTTCATCTCTTCATCAATGTTACTTGTCCTGATGTGTTGAACAACTGCATGGCATACCTCTTTCAGTTTCTTAACTTGATTGTCTCTCTGTGTTCTTAAATTTAATATCTCAAGTTCTTGCTTCTCAATGATATCCCTCTCTCTTGAGGAAAAAATGATGTTAAATAAGTCTATTCTTTTCATTGCAGCATTACTAGGAGATTCATCACTTAAGAGATGCTGTTCTCTGCCAGCATCTGGAGCAGATACCAATTCGTGCTCATCTGAAACCATCACCTTCTTCTCAGCGGCAGACACGCTATCTTCAGTGCCATTTGTGAAGTTACCATGAAGATCCATTGCCTGCTTCGGCAAATTGTGGTCACTTCTCAAGTTAGCAGATGAGCTCTCATGTGGTGATAATCTATCATTGATTCTTCCACCTGGTTTATGTGCAACCTTTTCTTTTAAGATACCTATTTCTTTATAGAAAAATTCTGCGAGCTCCTCACTGCATTCATATTTCAAGCCATCTGAAGCAAGGGCAAGTGATTCTCGATGATCCAACTTAGTGTATTTCAGAAAAGAAGCAGCACGCCAACACTGAAGCAAGTAATAAAGAAATTTATTGTATTTGGTAAAGCCGATGTAAAAGCAAACAAAGTAACACTAGTTGGTGCCTCTCTTACCAAGGCTATGTTGAACGCATGCAGTATGCACCGTGGCTCCCGCACAACTAGATGATTCTTTAAAAGATATTCAAGGAACTGCTTGGCCAGAAAGTGTACATTATCCTGCAGTTGTTAAGAATGAAAAAGAGTTCAGAACCAGAGGAACAGATACTTCCACAAATAATGAAATCAGAATAACACTAAATGCAACAAGAGGGGCAGAGAGGGAGGAAAAAAGTTAGCAGAAAGACTTTTCATGTTAAAATAGAACAAGCAGTAGTAGATCGCCGCTTCACATATGCATCAAGAATATATAACCATTAAGTGTATCACAGGAAGTCTTAGCAAGTGCATAAGAGCAACTCTGAACTGCAGACACTGTCCTTGTTTATTGTTtagagcaaaagaaaaaaaacaatagAAGAGCTTAGACTATACATACTGGTAGCTTTAACACCATCATTAGCTTTGACAGCTCATGCTTAATTTCAGCGTGAAGACTTTTGGGTGTGCTCATGTTTTCCACTCCTTCAAAATGAACTTTATTAGAAAAATGTAATATGTACACCTACAGAACAAAAATACTAACTTCAGATTGTTTTACCTGTCTCAGGAAGTAGATGAAGGTCAGCACTTGATGGAGTACTAATTTCAGGAAGCAGGTCACGATTAATTACATCCAAACGGAACTTTGAAGAACCTGCAGTTTCACATGTGTTTCTACGCTTCCTTCTGGATGTGTTAGTTTCTTCAGTGGTAACTTCAATTGGTTTATAGTGCTGACAATAAGATTTCCCATCCAGCAAATTTAACCAGAATTTAGGTGGATCTCCATCCAGTGAAGACACCCCCTCCTTCTCTCCTATCAGAGTAATGTTTCTTGAATAAAACTCACCACTCATGCAAGCTTTTGATATGGCTGTACTATTTACTTTGCTGCTATCTTCAACCTCAGTAGACAGTTCAGTTAAGAATTCCAAAATTACTTTATCCATAAAGATTGTGCCCCTTTCATTACTTTTACTTGCGCAGTTATCTTGTTGAAGCTCATCAACTCTGTTGAAGAGGAATGATACACCCCAGCTGACCAAGCAATGGCTTAAACTAGATGTTATGTCTTGGCTGTTGCTATCAATAACCATGCTTTGCTTGGCGAGCACAAGACTCTTCTCCTCCACTGTGAAAGGAGTATATAAGCGGAAAATGCGCACATACTTCAGTTGCGACCCTATCTTGAGCTTTCGAAGAGCCTTCAGATCATTTAGTGGATTCAAGTCACTACCATAAATGATAATGGAATCAATAGATGAAAGATTAATGCTGGGTTGGCATGCACGGCTATCGATCAGAAAAACAAATCTCCCTTTGGTCGTGTCGTTGAACATATTCATTGCTTCTTGCTTCATTGCAAATGCTGAACGGTTTTGAACACGTTCGTATGACTCGGGGCCAAATTTATGGCGCATGAGGTCTTCCAAGATGTTGCCCATTCGGTCTCCAACTGCCCCATCAGACTGCcacaatgcaaaaaaaaaaaaaaaaaaaagaagaagaagaagaagttgaAATAGTGCTGAACTCATAGATTGAAGCATGCCCTTGATGCATGCTAACTGCAGAAGGCTAGCATAAGCAAGAAAAATGTAGAAGGCAAAGTTAATACCAGTAACAGAGAGAATGACACAGTTCAGAATAAGCTAATTAGAATTATCCACTATCCAGTTCCTAATAAATCGTTTTTACTGGTTAACGTTGGAGTTAGTTAACCAATATAGCTTGAAacctttacaacaacaacaacaacaaagcctttaagtcccaaacaggttggggtaggctagagttgaaacccatcagaagcaatcaaggttcaggcacgtgaatagctgtcttccaagcactcctatctaaggttcaggcacgtgaatagcttgAAACCTTTGATGATGATAAAATTGATAAATTGAGTATAACATAGAATACCTAGGAAAGCCAAATATTTGAGTAATTATGTTTGTAATGACTGCTAAACTAAGAATATAGTGAAGTAAGAGAAAGAAAAGGCGGACATAACTCACTTGAAAAAGAACAATGACCCTTAAGCTCTTGTTTCTGATCTCTTTAAGCATTTTTTCAAGAAGCAATAATTTTCCACTCACACACATTCTATCATCCGTAGATTCAATTATATCAATGAGGCAAGGGTGATTGCAGCACTGTTACATAAAGCCAAGATGAGATCAGAATCCGTGACAACATGAAAAACTTCAAAGAAAATGTGCGTAGTCATGCAAATTGCAAGGGTGCTGTCTACTTAGTATAGAAGAGAACAGATATTTTGAAAACAAACCTTCCAAAGAGACATGACAACGTCACAAAGAGCTCCAACACCGTCAGTTGTCATTTGTGACTGCAGGACAGAGGAATTTGCAAGCAATATAGAAGAATAGAGTTCTAGCTGCACTTGTGAAAGGTAAGCCGGAACCCAATACTCCAAAAACTTTGAAGAACCTGCTTTTCGTTCATATGCAATATGGCGTGTAAACCTTGCTCTCAACATAGCAAGGCTATCAGTCTCAATGTAATCTCCACTGTCTTCTTGTTCCGAGTTAAGGAAGTCTAGCAACTTCTTGTACTCAGGAAGACTATCCTACAAAACagcaagaaacatggaattaTTTGAGCACTGCTATAGAAGCGAAGATGTAGTTTAGAGCTGATGAAAGGCACCTTCAGTGGAGAGCTCAAAAGCACCATCCTAAAATCTGTTGGTAGTTGCTTGAGTTGTTTGAGGTGTTTTGCAACTGAGTCTTGACAATAATCAACAATAACTGACTCCCAAACAATGCCCTCTACACTTTTAATGTCCTGTGCCATAGTAGACAGNNNNNNNNNNNNNNNNNNNNNNNNNNNNNNNNNNNNNNNNNNNNNNNNNNNNNNNNNNNNNNNNNNNNNNNNNNNNNNNNNNNNNNNNNNNNNNNNNNNNAATCAAAAGTAAGAGCCTTGATTTGGGATGTAAAGTTGCTCTTAGCCAATGTACAAACGGTTCAGCTGGTGATTATTTCAAAGATGACGGCGTGTAAACTTGAGGTACAGAATGTCATTCCCTCGAGGAAAGATGCAGTGCAGTTTAAAACTGAAGGCACAAACGCACAAATGCTGCATCATAACCCCAGGTTTGTCAGCAATCTAGCAGGCAAGAACATGGAAACGAGGTCTAAATGATAATTATAGCATAAAGTACTACGGGGGCATTTGTGAGAAGTCAAATCTCAGAGATTCATCGGTTTCACGGTCTCACTGCTAACCCTTTATTATTACATAAGTCGCTGTCGACAACAAACATCCTAAATCAGGAGAGAGAGAAAAGTGAAATAACAGTCTGGTGACAACGCCAATCCTGTAGAGTTGCATAAAAAATGGCAAAAATGATTTCACTAGATCATGGCTGCTCTGCAAATTGGGATATCTGACTAGATCACCAAATTTGGTAATTGTAGTTTGTGCCAAAGCTGTTCTTGTACATTAAGTGGAATATTCACTCACCTACAAAGCAAAATAGAAGCAAGTCACTAGACAACTAGGAGAATTACATAACGAGAATTGGTTGGTGAAAAGTACAGAAATGAATTACCAGAAACTGGACCACTATTCAATACTGACAAAATATGCAAACTAAACAAGGCAATTTACACTTAACAAAGTTGGGGATAGCAGATGTGAAGGTAATGATGTTAAGTGCAGGAGATTTACTGAATGCAAGAGAGTCTAGTACAAAATAGAAACACAGTTTTCCTTGGAATTAGTTATGTGTCAGACATCTTGTTCaacctttttttttctcaaacaataTCTTGTTCAACCTTACTAGCTGAGATCATTTGAGTATCTTCAGCACTAAACTGTACACCCTCCTTTGCAAAATTTAGGTTGTTTTAGTTTTGTCAtaaatcaaacttctctaactttgaccaagttgaTAGAAAAATGTATTAACATCCATAATATAAACACACTATCAGTATCAATACATATTCATGGtggatttaatgaaactaatttgatgttgcacatgttgttgcTTTTTCTTATAAGCTTGGTCAACGTTAGAGAAGTTTAACTTAAGACAACAAAAACAACTTACATTTTGGAACAGATTGCAGTAACTGAAATTCCCTAGCTCAGCTGTCTCACAACAAATAAGAGTACCGACCCATATTCTTTTTTCACACGAAGGCACTGTCCAAAACTCTAAACATGTATTCTGAATTCTTGATAATACTAAACATATACTTAGTGACCAGTAACATGGAACTCAATTACTTGAGTAGAGGTCATGTTTGGTCTATCTTCTCTTCCACAACACATCACTATCAGTAAGAAATGAGATTCTAAATTTGCATGCAAAAATGAGATTCTATTCTAAATTTGCACGCAAAGCACTTAATACATTAATTCCTTCAAAAGCTACATAAGCAACTGCAAGCATGACTTAGGTGGGGAAAGCCTGAACAAGGCATTTCCCACATTATCTTGCTACAATACCATCACCACTGAGGATCACAGGGAGCCAACATTTTTTTCTGCTCTTAGAAACACAAACATGTTCAGTAAGAAATTCTGTATGCCATGTGAAGcatttgacacaaaaatgtgataATTTATTAGAAAACATCTGATCATCACAGGTGCCTTTTTACGAATGAAAACTCTAACCCAAATAGAATGCAAATCAATGAAGAAATTTGACTAAACTGTCCTCACCTTATGTGGAGACAGTTTCCTCCCTTGAATTCTCAGCGAAGTTTCTCCTTCACAGAGTGCTTCTTGGCCGCTTCCCGCACCTTTTCAATATATCCTTCAATTGGTGGTGTGAGTGTCGCCATGTACCGGTTTGCAGGGAATGGTGTCATGTCAGGTACCATAGCAGCAGCTCGCAGCTTCTCAGGGAGAGCAGCAATGGCCTCCTTTTTGAGGGTCAGAAGCGTTGACTCTGCTGTTTGCCTTGCACGGTGCCGCCGCATTAGCACACGACTGTACTCTTTGGCAAGTCGCCGACCATCCTCGACTGTGAGCTCATACTTGGGGATTGCCTCCTCATCAACTAGCCCAAGACTGATATAGTCAAGGCCTGGTGGACCCATAAGCACACGGTCTCCTTCACCTCCACCAGTACCTTTGgatttggctttagctttggcctTGGCTACATCAAGCTCGCGTTGCCTCTCCTTGGAGACAAGTCCCAGTTCCTCACGTTTAGCTTCGCGAAGACGCTCCTTGGGGGACAAGTGCTGCAGCGGAGTAGAGGCATTGAGACAAGACTCTGAAATATTAGTAATGCGCTCAATGGCCTCacgacgaccacggccgccgccacctccaccagtGGAAGGTGCCCCTTTCTTCGCTCCGATGGTGGAACGCTTCAAAGGCTGACCTGCTTTGAGCTTAGCCTTTCCTTTGGCTGTGCCACTCACTGGCGCGCGCTGTTGAAGCTGGTGATGCTGACTGGTCACACCAGATGCCAGTGCAGGGCTTATAGTTAGTGCTTTGAGACGCCGAAACATGATGCCCCGTGCACTTGAAGCCATTCAACTACCTTTGCTGCACCAATGAGAAATATGCGATTAACCTgacttttcctttcttttcttttgtggACATACAAAGATAGAGTTTTCATGAAGGCAGTTTATCAAAATGAGCAGGCATGGTCCAATAAAACAATGAAGCAGCATAAGTGAATGTGAAATACAAAATCAGATGTGTTTGAAGCTTGAACCACATCAATTGAACATGTGTAATTAAAAAACAAGTACTGGTTATGTCCAATGGAGAACAAAAATGTGAGTAAACTCATAGGAAATATCAAGCGGCATCTCTGACAGGCATGATATAGTTGATAAATTACAATGTGTTCAGGGAAGGGCACAAGAAATCAACTGAAACTGCATTGTCACCAGCACCTCTAGATCCAAACATCCCTGACCAATCAAACTCTAGTAACAGCTTCAGACGCAAAAAGAAGCAAAGGAAACAAAAATGCAACAGTCACCTTGGGGCTTGGGTTGCAGGTAAGGATCACAATCGAGCATGGTGGCATGGGTAAAGATCACCTAACGCATGTGCCACACAAGAGAACGAAAAAGCATGTAACGAATCAACAAATACATTCCATCCTCCCAGTGACGAACCCAGGATCTGAATCCATAAATCCCTTACGCAATACGGTATAAGGTATCATCAATATAGTACCAAGATGTTGTTCAAGTTCCGTGAAACCAGTATCAAGGCCCCAATCATACGTAGATATGCTGAATCACAAAAATCACATTTCACAATCTGTCAATCACCAGTTTTAAGCATACGGAAACCTTCGCCTCTAGTGTCTATCGTCTACTAACTACTGATCCTCAGTAGACATTTTACTCACTAGAGATGCAGTCTTGCAGAGcaggcgaggaggaggaagagcagGCACTGCGCAGGCCGAAGGGGTGCCGGCCGCCAGCAGCCCGGGCGCCCGGAGGAGCAGCCCGGCAGCCCGCGCAGGAGGA encodes:
- the LOC136475465 gene encoding helicase protein MOM1-like isoform X1; translated protein: MVLLSSPLKDSLPEYKKLLDFLNSEQEDSGDYIETDSLAMLRARFTRHIAYERKAGSSKFLEYWVPAYLSQVQLELYSSILLANSSVLQSQMTTDGVGALCDVVMSLWKCCNHPCLIDIIESTDDRMCVSGKLLLLEKMLKEIRNKSLRVIVLFQSDGAVGDRMGNILEDLMRHKFGPESYERVQNRSAFAMKQEAMNMFNDTTKGRFVFLIDSRACQPSINLSSIDSIIIYGSDLNPLNDLKALRKLKIGSQLKYVRIFRLYTPFTVEEKSLVLAKQSMVIDSNSQDITSSLSHCLVSWGVSFLFNRVDELQQDNCASKSNERGTIFMDKVILEFLTELSTEVEDSSKVNSTAISKACMSGEFYSRNITLIGEKEGVSSLDGDPPKFWLNLLDGKSYCQHYKPIEVTTEETNTSRRKRRNTCETAGSSKFRLDVINRDLLPEISTPSSADLHLLPETGVENMSTPKSLHAEIKHELSKLMMVLKLPDNVHFLAKQFLEYLLKNHLVVREPRCILHAFNIALCWRAASFLKYTKLDHRESLALASDGLKYECSEELAEFFYKEIGILKEKVAHKPGGRINDRLSPHESSSANLRSDHNLPKQAMDLHGNFTNGTEDSVSAAEKKVMVSDEHELVSAPDAGREQHLLSDESPSNAAMKRIDLFNIIFSSRERDIIEKQELEILNLRTQRDNQVKKLKEVCHAVVQHIRTSNIDEEMKIDQIKLVIQWFTMFMHSFLAHMRLQFFKLDALHSTTLAEEQLMKEKLKHEVISGELDQFPDPCVTLPDSNSVVEEFIHFKKQNGDNHVDKNLALDGDQLLDDRLMEITIVRSSFSPEACPTLAVRNEPTEAHMRSGGRAASESVDLPDNNNHCSSDGIDYQRACSASSIPTCHDSINQESSTGDGRSIEHAKGDIIANPSMLPGSATSLVGINAEYDSTVAADPDHMELPILASPQNVTTLQHPTAEEPSDALPAMAAQDLQTEMQTTCPTLGAQHQKACPDDSSKMNHEPDTATGMLQEGTTSDHLGDSSKMKPDTTTGMLQEGTASDHLDDSSTGVKEKNIDTVAADPLNSESRSYIAPNNPAVVPEASVAETRDQSSMPAQHSTSLPTQRKLPISGHPPEEADPSSNLDTEAAQQPDIQPSSSTLDADSSETRHQPETTTVLSQGGSKNHDVDNDGTVHAQKAHSESPILAAPQSSAMLSLPLEVGTPAKISSTSSLQSNDASSGHTPAVSESPGMMGTQAEQDLHPDMRPSTSLLDVPLQRMFPDDRSQTGCRPDRGTDLSEGGQTEYLTCTTSNLSTLPFSGEAETENGQASMPAQEITSPHVQHSLATSQHPVGDLQPPTLILSEEAERAGLLCTSASQDLQPSVTIQEDVPLERTDLSGMPMTQCTAVQQSVEPSCDPHAEEAGTCGMLSTPDLQSGMRSSSPLQDQLAEAVGAGISGTVPAQNLQPETQPSTSAEHIPPERTHPDERIQIGLQPNTTSGPEQLAQLSTVAPASLLCSSEPLINELEKLKYWNAVLSKNHEQKKSQLQTECNQEIEKVKEKYELLLQEEDSAYHRLTTDLNRICTKVFVHQSLAKIFQKMKEFPVQERSASPTIWQAPQSSQHAPCGTTAAQTTLLPVASSLATRPPVLISSHTTGPYLQPSQVARAPASGVIQLQPVLPGNLSRAAPSPVGSMPPRNGIYGAVGAQSRGPAPHLQQLRMPAPPTMVRRDEQQPSITNPGFVPSRQSSPGMFESSASGNALAGIPLTSMAPSSVHQAMPSASNSHPAFPADSLLPGSGPEPMANFAQSNSRIPAAMASQQAPGLNPAFHHVGGGPLNTESRIQQALAHIGGTAQAAPDQSQEGLRRLLQRFPQVMAPSSVQPTAPSSHPVPMAARQQAEFPNPAPDNMSGPLNAAAGVRHPVARIGNQSYQVSASLLEWEASLRVGLIHGHPGTYPQGQGGADLTGGPPGTSPQGSSGGASREVVCLSDDE